A genomic stretch from Larus michahellis chromosome 7, bLarMic1.1, whole genome shotgun sequence includes:
- the PRPF8 gene encoding pre-mRNA-processing-splicing factor 8 — MAAVFPYRGGCAPVPTPLAPLPDYMSEEKLQEKARKWQQLQAKRYAEKRKFGFVDAQKEDMPPEHVRKIIRDHGDMTNRKFRHDKRVYLGALKYMPHAVLKLLENMPMPWEQIRDVPVLYHITGAISFVNEIPWVIEPVYIAQWGSMWIMMRREKRDRRHFKRMRFPPFDDEEPPLDYADNILDVEPLEAIQLELDPEEDAPVLDWFYDHQPLKDNRKYVNGSTYQRWQFTLPMMSTLYRLANQLLTDLVDDNYFYLFDLKAFFTSKALNMAIPGGPKFEPLVRDINLQDEDWNEFNDINKIIIRQPIRTEYKIAFPYLYNNLPHHVHLTWYHTPNVVFIKTEDPDLPAFYFDPLINPISHRHSVKSQEPLPDDDEEFELPEFVEPFLKDTPLYTDNTANGIALLWAPRPFNLRSGRTRRALDIPLVKNWYREHCPAGQPVKVRVSYQKLLKYYVLNALKHRPPKAQKKRYLFRSFKATKFFQSTKLDWVEVGLQVCRQGYNMLNLLIHRKNLNYLHLDYNFNLKPVKTLTTKERKKSRFGNAFHLCREVLRLTKLVVDSHVQYRLGNVDAFQLADGLQYIFAHVGQLTGMYRYKYKLMRQIRMCKDLKHLIYYRFNTGPVGKGPGCGFWAPGWRVWLFFMRGITPLLERWLGNLLARQFEGRHSKGVAKTVTKQRVESHFDLELRAAVMHDILDMMPEGIKQNKARTILQHLSEAWRCWKANIPWKVPGLPTPIENMILRYVKAKADWWTNTAHYNRERIRRGATVDKTVCKKNLGRLTRLYLKAEQERQHNYLKDGPYITAEEAVAVYTTTVHWLESRRFSPIPFPPLSYKHDTKLLILALERLKEAYSVKSRLNQSQREELGLIEQAYDNPHEALSRIKRHLLTQRAFKEVGIEFMDLYSHLVPVYDVEPLEKITDAYLDQYLWYEADKRRLFPPWIKPADTEPPPLLVYKWCQGINNLQDVWETSEGECNVMLESRFEKMYEKIDLTLLNRLLRLIVDHNIADYMTAKNNVVINYKDMNHTNSYGIIRGLQFASFIVQYYGLVMDLLVLGLHRASEMAGPPQMPNDFLSFQDIATEVAHPIRLFCRYIDRIHIFFRFTADEARDLIQRYLTEHPDPNNENIVGYNNKKCWPRDARMRLMKHDVNLGRAVFWDIKNRLPRSVTTVQWENSFVSVYSKDNPNLLFNMCGFECRILPKCRTSYEEFTHKDGVWNLQNEVTKERTAQCFLRVDDESMQRFHNRVRQILMASGSTTFTKIVNKWNTALIGLMTYFREAVVNTQELLDLLVKCENKIQTRIKIGLNSKMPSRFPPVVFYTPKELGGLGMLSMGHVLIPQSDLRWSKQTDVGITHFRSGMSHEEDQLIPNLYRYIQPWESEFIDSQRVWAEYALKRQEAIAQNRRLTLEDLEDSWDRGIPRINTLFQKDRHTLAYDKGWRVRTDFKQYQVLKQNPFWWTHQRHDGKLWNLNNYRTDMIQALGGVEGILEHTLFKGTYFPTWEGLFWEKASGFEESMKWKKLTNAQRSGLNQIPNRRFTLWWSPTINRANVYVGFQVQLDLTGIFMHGKIPTLKISLIQIFRAHLWQKIHESIVMDLCQVFDQELDALEIETVQKETIHPRKSYKMNSSCADILLFASYKWNVSRPSLLADSKDVMDSTTTQKYWIDIQLRWGDYDSHDIERYARAKFLDYTTDNMSIYPSPTGVLIAIDLAYNLHSAYGNWFPGSKPLIQQAMAKIMKANPALYVLRERIRKGLQLYSSEPTEPYLSSQNYGELFSNQIIWFVDDTNVYRVTIHKTFEGNLTTKPINGAIFIFNPRTGQLFLKIIHTSVWAGQKRLGQLAKWKTAEEVAALIRSLPVEEQPKQIIVTRKGMLDPLEVHLLDFPNIVIKGSELQLPFQACLKVEKFGDLILKATEPQMVLFNLYDDWLKTISSYTAFSRLILILRALHVNNDRAKVILKPDKTTITEPHHIWPTLTDEEWIKVEVQLKDLILADYGKKNNVNVASLTQSEIRDIILGMEISAPSQQRQQIAEIEKQTKEQSQLTATQTRTVNKHGDEIITSTTSNYETQTFSSKTEWRVRAISAANLHLRTNHIYVSSDDIKETGYTYILPKNVLKKFICISDLRAQIAGYLYGVSPPDNPQVKEIRCIVMVPQWGTHQTVHLPGQLPQHEYLKEMEPLGWIHTQPNESPQLSPQDVTTHAKVMADNPSWDGEKTIIITCSFTPGSCTLTAYKLTPSGYEWGRQNTDKGNNPKGYLPSHYERVQMLLSDRFLGFFMVPAQGSWNYNFMGVRHDPNMKYELQLANPKEFYHEVHRPSHFLNFALLQEGEVYSADREDLYA, encoded by the exons gTATGTAAACGGTTCAACGTACCAGCGTTGGCAGTTCACTCTCCCGATGATGTCCACGCTGTACCGGCTGGCCAATCAGCTGCTCACTGACCTTGTGGATGACAACTATTTCTATTTGTTTGACCTGAAAGCGTTCTTCACCTCCAAGGCGCTGAACATGGCTATTCCTGGAGGTCCCAAGTTTGAGCCTCTTGTGAGAGACATCAATCTTCA GGATGAAGACTGGAATGAATTTAACGACATCAACAAAATTATCATCAGGCAGCCGATTAGGACAGAGTACAAAATTGCTTTCCCGTACCTGTACAATAACCTGCCACACCATGTCCATCTGACCTG GTACCACACTCCGAATGTCGTCTTCATTAAAACAGAAGATCCTGATCTCCCAGCTTTTTACTTCGATCCACTGATCAACCCCATTTCACACAGACATTCTGTCAAG AGTCAGGAACCGCTGCCTGATGATGATGAAGAGTTTGAGTTGCCAGAGTTTGTGGAACCTTTCCTGAAGGATACCCCGCTCTACACAGATAACACAGCCAACGGCATTGCCCTGCTCTGGGCCCCACGGCCCTTCAACTTGAGGTCTGGGAGGACTCGGAGAGCTCTTGATATCCCACTGGTCAAGAACTG GTATCGTGAGCACTGCCCGGCAGGCCAGCCAGTGAAAGTGCGAGTTTCCTATCAGAAGCTACTGAAATATTATGTTCTGAATGCGCTCAAGCACAGACCCCCCAAGGCCCAGAAGAAGAG GTACCTGTTCCGCTCCTTCAAGGCTACAAAGTTTTTCCAGTCGACAAAGCTGGACTGGGTGGAAGTTGGCCTGCAGGTGTGTCGCCAGGGCTACAATATGCTGAACTTGCTGATCCACAGAAAGAATCTGAACTACCTTCACTTGGATTACAACTTTAACCTGAAGCCCGTGAAGACCCTCACCACTAAG gaaaggaaaaaatctcGTTTCGGTAATGCTTTCCATCTGTGTCGAGAGGTTCTGCGGCTGACTAAGTTGGTGGTGGACAGCCACGTCCAATACAGACTTGGAAATGTGGATGCATTTCAG ttggCAGATGGCTTGCAGTACATCTTTGCCCATGTGGGTCAGCTGACAGGAATGTACCGGTACAAGTACAAACTGATGAGGCAGATTCGTATGTGCAAGGACCTGAAACACCTAATTTACTACAGGTTTAATACA GGGCCTGTGGGCAAAGGTCCTGGCTGTGGCTTCTGGGCTCCAGGCTGGAGAGTATGGCTGTTCTTCATGAGGGGCATCACGCCACTGCTGGAACGCTGGCTGGGGAATCTGCTGGCCAGGCAGTTTGAAG GCCGTCACTCAAAGGGTGTAGCAAAAACTGTCACGAAGCAGCGTGTGGAGTCTCACTTTGACCTGGAGCTGAGGGCAGCCGTTATGCATGACATTCTGGATATGATGCCAGAAGGAATCAAACAGAACAAAGCCAGAACCATCCTGCAGCATCTGAGCGAGGCCTGGCGGTGCTGGAAGGCCAATATCCCCTGGAAG GTGCCGGGGCTGCCAACTCCTATTGAGAACATGATCCTGAGGTACGTGAAGGCAAAAGCCGACTGGTGGACAAATACAGCTCACTACAACAGGGAGCGGATCCGTCGAGGTGCCACTGTGGACAAAACTGTCTGTAAGAAGAATCTGGGCCGGCTGACCAGACTCTACTTAAAAGCTGAGCAGGAACGGCAGCATAATTACTTGAAG GATGGGCCTTACATCACCGCGGAAGAGGCTGTTGCTGTGTACACAACCACAGTGCactggctggaaagcaggagGTTCTCACCCATTCCCTTCCCCCCACTGTCCTACAAGCATGACACCAAGTTGCTCATATTAGCCCtggagaggctgaaggaagctTACAG tgtgaAATCTCGCCTGAATCAGTCGCAGAGAGAGGAGTTGGGCTTGATTGAACAGGCTTATGATAATCCTCATGAAGCTCTGTCCAGAATCAAACGACACCTTTTAACTCAGAGAGCCTTCAAGGAG GTGGGTATTGAGTTCATGGATCTCTACAGCCACTTAGTTCCCGTTTATGATGTTGAGCCCTTGGAGAAAATCACGGATGCTTATCTGGATCAGTACTTGTGGTATGAGGCTGATAAGCGACGACTTTTCCCTCCATGGATCAAACCTGCTGACACCGAACCTCCTCCACTGTTGGTGTACAAGTGGTGCCAAG GCATTAATAATCTGCAAGATGTCTGGGAAACAAGTGAAGGTGAATGCAATGTGATGCTGGAATCTCGATTTGAGAAGATGTATGAGAAGATCGACCTGACGTTGCTCAACAGGCTGTTGCGTCTTATTGTTGATCACAACATCGCTGACTACATGACAGCCAAGAACAACGTGGTCATCAACTACAAG GACATGAACCACACAAACTCCTATGGCATTATTCGCGGGCTGCAGTTTGCTTCCTTCATTGTCCAGTATTATGGGCTTGTGATGGACCTGCTGGTGCTGGGTCTGCACCGTGCCAGTGAAATGGCTGGGCCTCCCCAGATGCCGAATGACTTCCTCAGCTTCCAAGACATTGCCACTGAGGTGGCCCATCCCATTCGCCTCTTCTGCAGATACATCGACCGTATTCACATCTTCTTCAG GTTTACAGCAGATGAGGCAAGAGACTTGATTCAGCGGTACCTGACAGAGCATCCAGATCCCAACAACGAGAACATTGTAGGCTACAACAACAAGAAGTGCTGGCCCCGGGATGCTCGGATGCGCCTCATGAAACACGATGTGAACCT TGGTCGTGCTGTATTCTGGGATATCAAGAACCGCTTGCCTCGATCAGTCACCACAGTGCAGTGGGAGAATAGCTTCGTATCCGTTTACAGCAAGGATAACCCCAATTTGCTGTTTAACATGTGTGGTTTTGAGTGCCGCATCTTGCCCAAGTGCCGCACCAGCTATGAGGAGTTCACCCACAAGGATGGTGTCTGGAACTTGCAGAATGAG GTCACCAAGGAGCGCACAGCTCAGTGCTTCCTGCGTGTGGATGATGAGTCTATGCAGAGATTTCATAACAGAGTGAGGCAAATCCTCATGGCATCTGGCTCTACAACCTTCACTAAG aTTGTCAATAAATGGAATACAGCTCTGATCGGCTTGATGACATATTTCCGGGAAGCTGTTGTAAATACTCAGGAGTTGCTTGATTTGCTGGTGAAGtgtgaaaataaaatccagactCGAATCAAAATTGGTCTGAATTCCAAAATGCCCAGCCGTTTTCCACCGGTGGTGTTTTACACCCCTAAAGAGCTGGGAGGGCTGGGCATGCTCTCCATGGGCCACGTTCTCATCCCGCAGTCTGACCTGAG GTGGTCCAAGCAGACAGATGTTGGCATCACTCACTTCCGCTCAGGAATGAGTCACGAGGAGGACCAGCTCATCCCAAATTTGTATCGTTACATCCAGCCATGGGAGAGTGAATTTATTGACTctcagagagtgtgggcagagtATGCCCTCAAGCGACAAGAGGCCATAGCCCAGAACAG gcgTCTGACTCTGGAGGATCTGGAGGACTCATGGGACAGGGGAATTCCTCGTATTAACACCCTTTTCCAGAAGGACCGACATACCCTGGCTTATGATAAAGGATGGAGAGTCAGGACTGACTTCAAACAGTATCAG GTCCTGAAACAGAACCCGTTCTGGTGGACACATCAGCGCCACGATGGGAAACTCTGGAACCTGAACAACTACCGCACAGATATGATCCAGGCACTTGGCGGAGTGGAAGGGATCCTGGAACACACTCTCTTCAAGGGCACTTACTTCCCCACGTGGGAGGGTCTCTTCTG GGAGAAGGCCAGCGGCTTTGAGGAGTCCATGAAGTGGAAGAAGCTGACAAATGCCCAGAGGTCGGGTTTGAACCAAATTCCAAACAGAAGATTCACCCTGTGGTGGTCTCCTACCATTAACAGAGCCAAC GTATACGTTGGGTTTCAGGTGCAGCTGGATTTGACAGGCATCTTTATGCACGGCAAGATCCCCACGCTGAAGATTTCTCTCATTCAGATTTTCCGAGCTCACTTGTGGCAGAAGATCCATGAGAGCATTGTAATGGATCTGTGTCAG GTATTTGATCAAGAGCTGGATGCTCTGGAGATTGAGACAGTGCAGAAAGAGACGATCCATCCCAGGAAGTCATACAAGATGAATTCCTCGTGTGCAGATATCCTTCTTTTTGCTTCCTATAAGTGGAATGTGTCACGTCCATCATTGCTTGCAGATTCCAA AGATGTGATGGACAGCACCACCACTCAGAAGTACTGGATAGATATCCAGCTGCGCTGGGGAGATTACGATTCCCATGATATCGAGCGCTATGCAAGAGCCAAGTTCCTGGACTATACTACCGACAACATGAGCATCTATCCGTCTCCTACTGGTGTGCTCATTGCCATTGATCTGGCCTATAACTTGCACAG TGCTTATGGGAACTGGTTTCCTGGGAGCAAACCTCTGATCCAGCAGGCTATGGCCAAAATCATGAAAGCAAATCCTGCGCTGTATGTGTTGAGAGAACGAATCCGCAAGGGGTTGCAGCTGTACTCATCTGAGCCCACAGAACCATACCTTTCCTCCCAGAACTATGGCGAGCTCTTCTCCAACCAAATCATAtggtttgtggatgacaccaatgTCTACAGAGTGACCATCCACAAG ACTTTTGAAGGGAATTTGACCACAAAACCCATCAATGGAGCCATTTTCATCTTCAATCCCAGAACAGGACAGCTTTTCCTGAAGATCATCCACACGTCTGTGTGGGCGGGACAGAAGCGTCTAGGACAG CTGGCCAAGTGGAAGACTGCTGAAGAAGTGGCTGCCTTGATTCGATCTCTTCCTGTGGAGGAGCAGCCTAAGCAGATCATAGTGACGCGGAAGGGCATGTTGGACCCACTTGAG GTACACTTGCTGGATTTCCCCAATATTGTGATCAAAGGCTCAGAGTTGCAGCTGCCCTTCCAGGCCTGTCTGAAAGTGGAGAAGTTTGGTGATCTCATCCTGAAGGCTACTGAACCCCAGATGGTTCTCTTCAATCTCTATGATGACTGGCTGAAAACCATCTCTTCCTACACG gcATTCTCTCGTCTGATTCTGATTCTCCGGGCACTACATGTGAATAACGATCGAGCCAAAGTCATTCTGAAACCAGATAAGACAACCATAACGGAGCCTCACCACATCTGGCCAACCCTGACAGATGAAGAGTGGATCAAGGTGGAGGTGCAGCTGAAGGATCTCATCCTCGCTGACTATGGCAAGAAGAACAA TGTGAACGTTGCATCCCTGACACAGTCAGAGATCCGAGACATCATCCTGGGCATGGAGATCTCTGCCCCCTCTCAGCAGAGACAGCAGATAGCAGAAATTGAGAAGCAAACCAAGGAACAGTCACAGCTGACGGCCACGCAGACCCGCACTGTTAACAAACACGGGGATGAAATCATCACCTCTACAACCAGCAACTACGAAACCCAGACTTTCTCCTCCAAGACTGAGTGGCGAGTCAG AGCGATTTCTGCTGCCAACCTCCACCTGCGAACAAACCATATTTATGTTTCATCAGACGATATAAAGGAAACAGGCTACACGTACATTCTTCCCAAGAACGTGTTGAAGAAATTCATCTGCATCTCGGATCTGCGGGCCCAG ATCGCAGGTTACCTGTATGGAGTGAGCCCTCCCGATAACCCCCAGGTGAAGGAGATCCGGTGCATTGTGATGGTGCCCCAGTGGGGAACACACCAGACTGTGCATCTCCCGGGGCAGTTGCCGCAGCATGAATATCTCAAG GAAATGGAACCTCTGGGGTGGATTCACACCCAACCAAACGAGTCCCCTCAGCTCTCGCCACAGGATGTCACCACCCATGCCAAGGTCATGGCTGACAACCCCTCTTGGGATGGGGAGAAGACTATCATCATCACCTGCAG cTTTACGCCGGGCTCCTGCACACTGACAGCCTACAAGCTGACCCCGAGCGGCTACGAGTGGGGCAGGCAGAACACGGACAAAGGGAACAACCCCAAGGGCTACCTGCCGTCCCATTACGAGAGGGTGCAGATGCTGCTGTCGGATCGCTTCCTCGGCTTCTTCATGGTCCCAGCACAAGGGTCCTGGAACTACAACTTCATGG GTGTTCGCCACGACCCCAACATGAAGTACGAGCTGCAGCTCGCCAACCCCAAGGAGTTCTACCACGAGGTCCATCGCCCTTCTCACTTCCTCAACTTcgccctgctgcaggagggggagGTCTACTCCGCCGACCGGGAGGACCTCTACGCCTAG